The DNA window GGGATATAAGAAAAAATTACGAATATTTAAATAAACTATCAAATAAAGATTTCAAATCACCTCCAAGCGTCAAAAATTTAGATACGGAAATTATGCACCTAAAAAAATTCGGAACACTAAAACACGACCAGATTTTCGAATTCGTAAAAATAATCAACTACTTCAAATATCTAAAAAGCAGAAACTGGTCCGATTTGGCGGAGTGGTTCGATAAGATAAAAATACCTGAAGATATCGAAAATTTGATTAAACATTATAACGAAAAAGGCGAAGTTATCGGCTTTGAAGATATAGACCTTATAAACGAAAAAATAAAAGAAGTAAAATCCTCAATCAGACAGCAGTTATATAAATATCTGAATTCAAAAAAATTAGAACCTTTTTTGGTTGATAGACAAATACATCTTCAATCGGGTGAAGAGTGTCTGCTTGTCAGAGGCGGATACAATAAAGTCCTTGATGCCGAAATTTTAGGAAGAAGCCAAGGGGGATTTTTTTACGTTTTTCCAAGAGGAATCGAAAAACTAAAAAAACAACTTGACGAACTTGAAAGTAAAAAAGAGGAAATTCTTTACGAAATAGCCAAAAATTTCAGCGAAACTCTAAGAAAATGGGTTAAGTTTTTGGAGTTTATAAATAATGAATTCGACAAATTCGACGCTCTTCAGGCAAGAGTTTTTATGGCGAAAAACGAAAATCTCGAATTTATTATGCCTACATTTAAAACCAAAAAGATGTATTTAAGAGATTTTTGTCATCCGGCACTTCACGATTGCAAACCCGTAACTCTTGAATGGGATAAGCAGGTTTTGATTATTACGGGTGTAAATGCCGGAGGAAAAACTATGCTTTTAAAATCCATTCTCAGTGCGGCGTTTATGAGTAAATATCTTCTTCCGATGAAAATAAGAGAAAATTCCGTAATTCCTCATTTTAAGGAGATAGTCCCTATCATAGACGACCCTCAAAACGTAAAAAACGACATCTCAACCTTTGCCGGGAGAATTAAAGAATTCAAAGAAGTTTTCGCAAAAGAGAATTATCTCATAGGAGTGGATGAAATCGAGCTCGGGACTGACGCAAACGAAGCTGCGAGTCTTTTTAAGGTAATAATCGAAGAACTTATGAAAAAAAATCGTATAGTTATCACGACTCACCACAAAAGACTTGCAACTCTTCTTGCTCAAAACGAAGAAGTTGAGCTTTTAGCAGCGATATACGACGAAAAAAAAGAAAAACCGACATACGAATTCATAAAAGGAACTATTGGAAAAAGTTATGCGTTCGAAACGGCAAAAAGATATGGAATTCCTATTAATATCATTCAAAAAGCAAGACAAGAATACTCCGAAGACCTTGAAAAATTAGACGTTTTAATCGAAAAATCGGCTAAGTTAGAATTCGAACAAAAACAAAAAATAAAAGAACTTCAAAGCGAACTTGAAAACGTAAAATTGTTAAAAGAGTCTCTCATAAGACAAAAAGAGGAATTCAACGAAAAAATTCAAAAAGAAAGAGAAAAACTACTTCGCGAATACAACGCCGCAATAAAAGCCGCAAAAGAAGCTATAAAAGCAAAAGACACGAGAGAAGCACATAGAAAACTTAACGAAGCTCATAAATTACGCTCAAAAATTAAA is part of the Caminibacter pacificus genome and encodes:
- a CDS encoding endonuclease MutS2 → MVKKLDLSDYIAKLSSLFAREKEYFLQGDIRKNYEYLNKLSNKDFKSPPSVKNLDTEIMHLKKFGTLKHDQIFEFVKIINYFKYLKSRNWSDLAEWFDKIKIPEDIENLIKHYNEKGEVIGFEDIDLINEKIKEVKSSIRQQLYKYLNSKKLEPFLVDRQIHLQSGEECLLVRGGYNKVLDAEILGRSQGGFFYVFPRGIEKLKKQLDELESKKEEILYEIAKNFSETLRKWVKFLEFINNEFDKFDALQARVFMAKNENLEFIMPTFKTKKMYLRDFCHPALHDCKPVTLEWDKQVLIITGVNAGGKTMLLKSILSAAFMSKYLLPMKIRENSVIPHFKEIVPIIDDPQNVKNDISTFAGRIKEFKEVFAKENYLIGVDEIELGTDANEAASLFKVIIEELMKKNRIVITTHHKRLATLLAQNEEVELLAAIYDEKKEKPTYEFIKGTIGKSYAFETAKRYGIPINIIQKARQEYSEDLEKLDVLIEKSAKLEFEQKQKIKELQSELENVKLLKESLIRQKEEFNEKIQKEREKLLREYNAAIKAAKEAIKAKDTREAHRKLNEAHKLRSKIKIQKEEINREFKIGDNVKYGNSVGTIVEIKGKNALVEFDGKKLLISKSALKPYLAPVKKESKIYKPKPQKVDIKLDLHGMRLEEALEKTEEYLNNAALAGLEEVWIYHGMGKGILAKGITELLKNHPLVKEFHDAPPHMGGYGAKIVKL